AATTACAAAAGGAGCTTGCCAATCAACCCATTGATTTACTCATTAACAATGCGGGTATGTATGGTCCAAAGGGGTTGCCACGAGAAAGCGTATCGACTCAAGATTGGCTTAACGTATTTCAAGTCAATAGTATTGCACCATTCATGGTTACTAACGCGTTACTTGATAACTTAAAACAGGTTAAAAATGCAAAAATTGCCTACTTGACCAGTAAAATGGGCAGTATGACAGATAACAATTCTGGTGGTAGCTACATTTATCGTTCTTCAAAAGCCGCCTTAAATGCCGTGATTAAAAGCCTATCTATAGATTTAAGACCTGACAATATTCAAGTTGTGGCTCTTCACCCTGGGTGGGTAAAAACAGAAATGGGTGGGCCAAATGCACTAATTACTACGCAAGAGTCAGTAGCCGGATTAACCCAAGTTATCGAAAATCTGACAAGTGAACAGTCAGGTCAGTTTATTAACTTTGATGGAACCTCAATCCCTTGGTAAAAATAGTACATGGATGTTTCATCAAATTAATTTAATGAAGTATAAAGTTGCTGTATCTGTTGGGTTAGCCTTAGGGCTATACTTGGTTTTTGGGTTTTGCGTATTAACTTTGGTTAACGATGACCAAAGCCAAATGCAATTTGAAGACCGTCAAGCCTATAACAAAAAGGTTATTTCACGCTTAAACACGTTACAGCCAAAAGACGAGATCATTAAATTAATGGGGCCGCCTGATATTACCGAAGCCAAAAAAACAGCTAGTGGCATAATACAAATATTATTTTATCGTACACAGCACATAAAACAGGATGGCTTTACTACCCAAGATGAATGTACAGGCTTGCTGTTTATTAATAACAAGTTAATAATTTGGGGAGATGAAGCGTACAACCAATACCTAAACAGTACATAGCTAATACATTAGATGCAATTAACTCAAGATAGCTTTACCAAACTCGTTAAACAACACCTTTTACTTGCTAAGCAATACCCCAACTTAACTGCGCAAGAGGTAAAAGCCGCTTTAACGGTTCAAGCTGAACAATGGCTTGAGTTGGTTTTGAACAATCCGTATGCGTTAAAACCTTTGCTATTAGCCCCAGCGCTTAGCACACCTAATATCAGTTATCGTGTGATTAAATCATGTACTACGCTGTCTATCATCAACCAATATCAACCAATTGCTAAAACCGAGTTAAAAGACCTTATTTTCTGTCTTTTAGTGCGTGAAATTGGTGCTGCGAGTCTTATTAATTCTGGCCAACTAACGCGCCAACATCTTGCTCAAGTCGCCATTAACCAACGTAAATTAGTTGGCCAATACGCACGAACGAGTATTGTTACGCCGTCGCAACAACAAATATTATCTAGCCTGTATCGATTAAATAAACGAGCCGAGTTCAATGACAATAGACTCAACCCGTTAGAAAACCTTTACTATTATTTAATTAAAGTGACTGATGTGCTGGCTCCTATATGCAAAGAAATTAAACCTGCACAATCGATTAACCAATTATTTCAGCGTTTGAGCCAGTCTGAAATCACCAGCCATAGCCATTTTAACAATCATTTGTATGACTCATTAAATAATCACTTTGCTACAGTTTACAAACTACCACCTGAGACGATTGCCAAAGGCCGCTTAACCTGTATTGAAGCCGAACGTAAAACCGCAATTGAAGATGGCTTATTTACATTGATTCTAGTTAATCAAAAACAAGCCTGGTTAGTAGCAGGAAAAAGTGCTGTAGCAAACCCAATAACCTTACTCAATATTGATAAGCGTTACTTAACAAACAAACAAAGCTCACCAACAAAAAATACCCTGTTTGGCACTGCGCCAGTATTACTTAAGTTAACTGACGCGATACGTGATTATTGTGAGCCTAACAAAACGGACTTTAAAGGCAAAAAAGCTATCGCCGATCTCTGTAGCCAAGACTTATCATTATTAAGCAATAAGAAGTGGATTGAGCGTTTAGCTTGTGTGACGGACTTACCGGCAAAACTGTGTCAATATGCCAACGAGTTTATAGTCGATAGTGAGCTGAAAATTAGTGACAGCAAACATGCGCTAGCTTATTTAGGTATAGAAACAGCGCAACATTGGTTAGATAGAAATTATATACATAGTATTTATCAACTGCCCTACTGCAGACATGCCGATTGGTTTAAAACTATTAACCAAAGCGCCTATAGTGTCGTCAACTTATTACCAAGCAAAGAAACCTCTAACCATGAACAAATTAAACTGTTAATTGACATAAGCTTTCTTGCTATTTGGCACTCTTCACCAAAGTTAGGTAACAAATCATTTAAAGGCTTAAACATCAATACATGCGTTATTTCAACAGTGTTCGAAATTGATCGTAATCAATTTATCGGTAATCTCACTCAGTATGCAACTGATAACCCCAACGTCACAACCTTAAGCAAAATATTAAAAGCACAATCGATAACGGCTTTGCGCTCGCCGCTGCATCAGCAATTGTACGCTTTAAATCAAGTCGCTATTTTAATGATTGTATTGGCTAATTTTAATTTACAAGCAAGTGACTTTGAGCAAATCATTGAATTAATACAAACGCTCGCCCACAGAGTTAACTTTCCTATTATCAATAAACAAGATATTGTTCTATCTATACTAGAAAAAAGTTATTCAAATATACCAATTCATTATTCGAGCTAAGTCCACTATTTTTGCTAAACTACAGTGGTTAACTTACGTAGGCTACTCCTTTACTTATTCTCCGCACTTCTTCGCTCTTTAATATATTTTTCAGCGACTTAACCTAGTTTAGCGGTAGCGACACACACATTTTAGGAAATAAAATATGACGAAAAGAATAACAGTAATTCCTGGAGATGGTATAGGGCCAAGTATCGTCGATGCCGCTTTGCAAATACTCGATAAAGTCGGCTGTGAATTTAAATACGATTTTTGTGATGCAGGCATAGCAGCTTTAGAAAATGAAGGTGAGTTGTTGCCACAGAAAACGTTAGATTTGATCAATCAAAATAAAGTCGCGTTAAAAGGCCCATTAACCACCCCTATTGGCGAAGGCTTTACTTCCATTAATGTAACCCTACGTAAAAAATTCAATTTGTACGCCAACATGCGGCCCGTTAAGTCGATCAAAGGTACCCGTTCACGTTACGAAAATGTTGATATAGTTACCATACGTGAGAATACCCAAGGGCTATACTCTGGCGAAGGTCAAATAATTAATGACGAAGACACAGTTGCAGAAGCAACAAGTGTCATTACGCGAGAAGGCGCCGAGCGCATTGTTAGATTTGCTTTTGATCTTGCAATTAAAGAAGGTAGAAAAAAGGTAACTGCGGTTCATAAAGCCAATATATTAAAGTCGACTTCTGGTTTATTTTTACGTATTGCCCGTGAAATTGCGGCTCTGGATAAATACAGCCAAATCGAATTTCAAGAAATGATTGTCGACAATGCTTGCATGCAGCTTGTTATGAATCCCAAACAATTTGATATTATTGTCACAACCAACCTATTCGGCGATATAGTATCCGATTTATGTGCAGGATTAGTAGGTGGACTTGGCATGGCTCCTGGAGCCAACATAGGTAAAGATATCGCTATATTTGAAGCTGTACACGGTAGCGCGCCGGATATCGCCGGTAAAAATTTAGCTAACCCAACTTCTGTCATTCTTGCTTCAGTTCAAATGTTAGAGTATCTAAACATGAACGACAAAGCGCAGAAAATCATGCAAGCATTAAAACAAGTGATTGAAAGTGGTGAAAGTGTTACGCGGGATTTAGGTGGCAAGGCAGGAACAACAGAGTTTACCCAAGCGGTATTGTCCAAACTCTAATTTACCCCCATTTTAATCTAGCCTCTACGTACTTGTTGAGGCTATTGGCTTTTCACTATAGTTTTGTATATTTTCAGGAACTTGGCAAATCCATGTTTAATATTGGGTCGCACGCATTAATTTGATAGCAGTGCTCACTTCACCTTGCTTCAAACTATCAACAATTGCACTGTGTTCATTAACAATGCTTGCTTCGTGCTTACCCGGCTGAAAATTAAGGCGCATGCGCATTACAATAGGCATCCAAATATTAAGCAGTTGTTCTCCCCC
This genomic window from Saccharobesus litoralis contains:
- a CDS encoding SDR family oxidoreductase; this translates as MPTILITGANRGIGLEFVRHYLAQPNNRVIATCRQPDAASELNKLAHTNKHLNVVPLDISNPKSIQQLQKELANQPIDLLINNAGMYGPKGLPRESVSTQDWLNVFQVNSIAPFMVTNALLDNLKQVKNAKIAYLTSKMGSMTDNNSGGSYIYRSSKAALNAVIKSLSIDLRPDNIQVVALHPGWVKTEMGGPNALITTQESVAGLTQVIENLTSEQSGQFINFDGTSIPW
- a CDS encoding DUF3192 domain-containing protein, with the protein product MKYKVAVSVGLALGLYLVFGFCVLTLVNDDQSQMQFEDRQAYNKKVISRLNTLQPKDEIIKLMGPPDITEAKKTASGIIQILFYRTQHIKQDGFTTQDECTGLLFINNKLIIWGDEAYNQYLNST
- a CDS encoding isocitrate dehydrogenase, which produces MTKRITVIPGDGIGPSIVDAALQILDKVGCEFKYDFCDAGIAALENEGELLPQKTLDLINQNKVALKGPLTTPIGEGFTSINVTLRKKFNLYANMRPVKSIKGTRSRYENVDIVTIRENTQGLYSGEGQIINDEDTVAEATSVITREGAERIVRFAFDLAIKEGRKKVTAVHKANILKSTSGLFLRIAREIAALDKYSQIEFQEMIVDNACMQLVMNPKQFDIIVTTNLFGDIVSDLCAGLVGGLGMAPGANIGKDIAIFEAVHGSAPDIAGKNLANPTSVILASVQMLEYLNMNDKAQKIMQALKQVIESGESVTRDLGGKAGTTEFTQAVLSKL